The Flavobacterium johnsoniae genomic sequence TTTGTTTGAAACTGAAAATCTAAATTTTCCATCAAAATCTGTTGTTACAGTATTTGTTGTACCCTTTTCGAGTATGTTCGCGGCTGGCAGAGGAATACCTTTGTCATCTAAAACTACACCGGACACTTCTGTTTTTTGTGCCCAAGTATTAATTGAGAAGCCAAAGAAAAAGGCTAATAATAAAAGTTTAAGTTTTTCCATTTTGATATTGGTTAATTGGTTAAATAGTATTGACGAAATTACTGTTAAAGAAATGTTAGCAAATGGACAAGTTATTCATAAACATGGATAATTTCAATAAAGTCAATGACAGCAAGGCTTTTCAAAGTTATTTTTATAATTTTCTATAATTAAATACGTATTAATTAATCGATTTCGTAGTTTTTCATTTCATATTTTTTGGTGTAGTTTAAGGTTATAGTTTAAGTATTAAGTTAAATTTTGTTTATATACGGATTAATTATCAAGGAAGTCTTTTTTTAATTGTTTTCTGTCCAATTAATTTCCCAATTTTTAATTAATTCTCTTTCTTTTGTTTCATCAAATGATGTGTTATTTTCTGCTGATTTTTGTAAAGCTTCTAAAAACATTTTCCATCTTGGCCAATAAAAACCTTTATACATTCCGTGCCAAGATCTAGACGCATAATCATTCAAATGGCCTTCTCCGCCCCAAAGTGTAATTAATGTTTTAGCATTTTTTGCATACAATTTAGAAACTGCTGGTGAACTTGCATAATCTGAAGCCGATTTTACCCATTGGTCTAAACTATTTAATGGTTGCGCCGACATTAAGTTATCAATATCCAAAGCTTGTTTTTCTATTTTTTTAAATAATTGATCTCCTTTTGCAATATCTTTTTTCTGATACGCAGCCACGCATTCCATTAAATCCTCATCTATACATAAAGAATAATAATGCCTGTAAACATCGATTAAATCGTATTGGATAAAATTGTTATTATCATATTTTTTAGCTTCTTTAGCTAAAATATCCAAAGCTTCTTTTAGTTTCTTCTTATCTCCCGGATTTCCTTTAAATGCTGTAATAGTTGCGGTTGGACGTTTAAACAATAAATACGCTCCAGCTCTATCATTCCACCAACGAGTTTCCCAATATTTGACATTATAAACTGATTCTAATAATAATTGCCAAGCTTGAAAAATTGGTTTAGAAACCATCTTCTGCTCATATCTAGCATTCAAATATTTTGTTAGCCAATCTTTTACAGGCTGTTCTCCTTTGCTCCACGGAAGATCATAAATATATTCGTATACAATAGAATTATTATTCAAGCCTTCTGGCATTGCGCCGTAACCGACAACATTTCCTTTTTTCGGATTTTTCAATAAACTCGTTAATTCGTTTTTATAGAAATTCAAATCTCCATAAACTGGATTAGATCCTCCATAATTATGTACATATCCGTAAGTCCATTGTTTACCATAAAATGCTTCCTGATTTTCCCAAACTTTATAACGGTCATTTGCATAATCCTGAACCATTAAACGGTCGTTTGGCACTTTACTTAAAAATGCACTTGTCGCTTCTTTTGTCCAAAATTCTTTATTATCTCCAAAAAGCCAGCCTTGCATTACCCAAACAGCGCCTGGAGCGGCTTCATTAATTGTTTCATAAATAGCACTTCCATAATTTGCCAATTCTTCGTATTTATTGTGTTCAGAAACTGGAGGTTCAATTTCGTTAAATGAATCTGCCAAATAGAAATTAGATTTCCCGTACATTTTAGTGTAAATTTCAATAAAACGTTTTCCGATTTTTTTAAATAACGGGTCTTTTGAATCTACGAGAAAAGTACTTGCAAAACCTCCTCCTGACCAAGATTTTAATTCTGTTATTTTGGCTTCAGGATGTTTTTCGGCGAAAGCCTTAGGAACATAACCGCTAAAAGCAGGCACAACCGGATGCATGTCTAAAGCTCGCATTCTTTCTAAAATCTTCCTTTGAAGTTCTTGTTTTTTAGTAAACCATTCTTTTGGTAAAGGTCCTTCCAATCTATTAATGTTTCCCATACGTTGCCATGGCAAATAAGCCGGGCCAGCAAAATGCGCTTCTAATTGACTATCTGTTAAACCGTATTCTTTCCATAATTCTTGCCACGCTGCTTCCTGACCTTCCATTGCTGTTGGAAGATTTATTCCGTGCAAAGCCATCCAATCTATTTCCTGTTCCCAACGATTCCAGTCCCACCAAGGAGTTGTATAGCCAAAAGTACAAGCGTTTAAATATTCTCTGTATTCAAAAGGCGTGTTTCCTTTTTTGGAATATTTTGGCCAAGTTTTAGGCAAATTCACTTTGTTTCCTTCCCAACTTACTAACGCAGCTCCAATATCTCGAAGAAAATTATAAGCCGCATAACAGATTGCCGTGTTGTTTGAACCTTTAATTTTTACAAGATTTGCCGTTGTTTCTACTTCAAACCAATCTTTATGTTCTGATTTATTTTCAATAATAGTTAATTCAAATTCATTAACACGATTACCAATAAGTCTTTCTAATACAGCAGCCGCATTTTTTGTTTTTTCGTCATTCTTAGAGTATCCTTTTAAGGAACCGAAAAATAACAACGACAGAAATAGCATAGCGAATCTGAGGCAATTATAGTTTTTGATTTTAAAATTCATTCTTTTCATATTCTCGTATTTAATAAATTATAACATTGCATTTCTAAACAAAAAATAAGGGAGATTAAATGATGAATTAATCTCCCGAACTAATAAAAACTAACAAAATATTTACTAATCAACAACCTTTTACTTTTTGTTTTTATTACCTACTTTCAAAAAATATCTCTCCATATTTAATTAGAGTAAAATGCAATAAAAGTAAACCGTGTTTGGATCGAAAATAAAATTACTGCTATTGTTTATTCTAATAATGGACAGATTAATCAAAAGAATAGACATATTATACATGATGGCTCAACTTCAGGTTTATCTAGACTTTATTTGTTTTTATTTATTATTTGAAGCTTACTTTTGCACAAAAACAAAAAAAAGAGCCTGAAAAAATCAGGCTCTTTGCTATTAAAATCTATTATTTAAAGATCAATTAAATAGAATGGAATGATCTTTTTGGATTAATTCGGATGAGTTAAGTTTTTTGGCAGTAAAAGTTTTGCCTTCAGATTTTTTCACATCACCATAATATTGCATGCTGAAAGCAACATCATTTTGAGTTGAAGCAAGAACGCCATCTTTATAAATACTCGCTGTACCTTTTCCTGTAAAACTAACTTTATACTTCTGACCGTTTTCGGTAACTTTAAAAGTGCCGCTCAAAGGTCTTATGCTAACTCCATTTGAAACAGACAAATCTCCTTTTCCTGAATTAATATTTTTACCCAGAATGGATTGTCCCCATTTTGTAAAAGTATACGCAGTTGCTTCCGAATATCCCGCAAAATTATAATCTCCTTTTGCTAAATTATTTTGAAGAGAAGAAAACAATTCAAAATATACAACTGCTCCATCTTCTTTTTCAGAAATTGATTTAGAACGTAACGAAAAATCAATATTGTAAGCATTTCCTCTAATACCATAATTTTCAAGATAGCCTTGAGATAAAGCCACCGTTTGACTTCCGATTTTTAAATAACCTTTATTTGAATTAGTATCTTGATTACTTTCATCATCACTTGAACAAGATGACAATAAAGTAATGAAAAACAGCACTAATAATTTTATACTATTATTCATATCTATGATGATTTAATTTTTAAACTGATCAATTTTTAAAATTCGGAACGAATAAAAAACTCCTTCCGAATTTTGAATTTATTTTACAATTATTCTTGTTGAATCTCCTGTTTTTAAACTTTTAATGAAATAACTTCCAGAAGCCAAATCAGAAACAGAAATTTCCATTTCAGAACCAATAAGATCTACTTGTTTTACCAGAAGTCCGCTCATGCTGAAAATAGCCAGACGATCAAATTCTGTACTTGATTGCAAGGTTAGTTTTCCTGTTGTAATAGTTGGAAATGCTAAAAATTCGCCAAGTTTCTTCCAACGTCCGTAAAGTGTAAAATTCTCTGTCTGCTTATTTGTAAAACCTGTTATTTCTTTTCCGTATAAGGCATCAGCGTACCAACCTAGAAAACGATAACCTGTACATTGCGCCATTTCTAATGTAAAAGCAGTTCCACTTTGCACGCTTGTTTTATTTGGATTAGTCGCTCCAGATGGCATATTTAAATAAGAAATAGTATAAAATGTCGGCTGAATTACCTCATCAGGTTTATTATTACCGCCAACGCCCCAAAAAGCATAAAATGTTTGATTTCCTGTTGCAGAAACGGCAATTTCTTTAATCGTATTTGGTGTTGTTGAAGAAGCAGACCAACCATAGAAAGTATAATCTTTTAAAGCTGGAATTGGCAATGTTAATGCCGTTCCTTCTGTATATTCTACAGGATTTAAGCCCGATATAGCTTTTCCATCAATAGAATTTAAATACGAAACACCCGATTTTACAATTGGTTTTGGATCAGGTTTATTATTTCCGCCTTCTCCCCAAAAAGCATAAAAAGTTTGATCTCCCGTTGCTGTTACTGCAATTGTTTTAATTAATCCTGGAGTTGTTGCAGAAGCAGACCAACCGAAGAACGTATAACCTTCTAATTTTGGTGTTTTTAAGTTTGTCAAAGCTCCTTCCATATATTCTGTCGGAGAAAGTGTTATAGCCTTTCCGTCAATAGCATTTATATAACTTATTTTAGAAAACTTCGCGTCTGCTTTTAACCATCGTGGATCTCCCAAAGCATTTCCGTCTGAAGAAGCTTTGGCTAATGGAGAATCTTTAGAAAAACTAAAATTTCCTTGAATTGGGTTTGGAAACACAAGCACTGTCATTCCTAAGCCTGTTAGTGTCTTAACATTTGTTTCGGTAACCGTAACTGTTCCTTTAACTACTTGAGAAGAAACACCAACTAGAAGATTATTTTCTAAAACTAATTTTCCTGCACCATTTGCACTATTAGAATTGAACAGATAAATAGGTTTAGGATTATCACGCTCATCTTGCATAATAATATTTTTGAAAGAATAAGCCGAAGCACTATTATATTGATTATCTACAAACACAAAACCATTTCCAGCCTGATTGCCTGAATTATAAATTGTATTGCTTTCAAAAGTTATATTTATAGTTTCGTTTGCGGTATTTTTATTTTGCAGCGTTATAAAATTATTTCCCTTTTCATAATT encodes the following:
- a CDS encoding alpha-N-acetylglucosaminidase, with protein sequence MKRMNFKIKNYNCLRFAMLFLSLLFFGSLKGYSKNDEKTKNAAAVLERLIGNRVNEFELTIIENKSEHKDWFEVETTANLVKIKGSNNTAICYAAYNFLRDIGAALVSWEGNKVNLPKTWPKYSKKGNTPFEYREYLNACTFGYTTPWWDWNRWEQEIDWMALHGINLPTAMEGQEAAWQELWKEYGLTDSQLEAHFAGPAYLPWQRMGNINRLEGPLPKEWFTKKQELQRKILERMRALDMHPVVPAFSGYVPKAFAEKHPEAKITELKSWSGGGFASTFLVDSKDPLFKKIGKRFIEIYTKMYGKSNFYLADSFNEIEPPVSEHNKYEELANYGSAIYETINEAAPGAVWVMQGWLFGDNKEFWTKEATSAFLSKVPNDRLMVQDYANDRYKVWENQEAFYGKQWTYGYVHNYGGSNPVYGDLNFYKNELTSLLKNPKKGNVVGYGAMPEGLNNNSIVYEYIYDLPWSKGEQPVKDWLTKYLNARYEQKMVSKPIFQAWQLLLESVYNVKYWETRWWNDRAGAYLLFKRPTATITAFKGNPGDKKKLKEALDILAKEAKKYDNNNFIQYDLIDVYRHYYSLCIDEDLMECVAAYQKKDIAKGDQLFKKIEKQALDIDNLMSAQPLNSLDQWVKSASDYASSPAVSKLYAKNAKTLITLWGGEGHLNDYASRSWHGMYKGFYWPRWKMFLEALQKSAENNTSFDETKERELIKNWEINWTENN